A single genomic interval of Adhaeribacter pallidiroseus harbors:
- a CDS encoding T9SS type A sorting domain-containing protein gives MMKYLLAGLFFCFSFLSGYAQFITPLESYPVPTPAKRLQAARISAVGDTLNLPFFDDFSSQFNGEANLLNWQVGGGAFINNQFGIHPPSFGIATLEGIRADGFPYNNLTAYGYADTLTSKPLNLQNFNPATDSVYLSFFWQAGGLAGSPDLNSTARPVFLALEFKEPGGVWREVWRQEGQNQFTEFKRENIAVADPVFFYKGFQFRFRNSGELKGTGDAWHLDYIYLNKKINPAKTLLEDVTVSTRLNSLLNRYTAMPAWQFLANSTAELNDSAFTHINNLNNRFAPITWRGYHQVINTTQPADTFLRGNAAIEPLARQFQIVGKPALSNTASLGNNFSVKSVVFLNSRETFARTRQNDTITRVTDFTDYFAYDDGTAETNFSLDKSGTRQGAYRFDLNVPDLVKGISVYLTKTNVAGLLISFRVWDVGEQDNPAVNAKAQQGFAIPKIDTLNRFFDVLFPAPVPVENSFFIGWALSNNVADFVNIGYDLNENATSKIKYSNGTGWTSFTGQQGALLLRPIMAKVTGAKDIIPNQSLVNAFPNPSTGKVKLRGAITNWIVTDVTGKIIQKEEAQRSEINELDLSFAGNGLYFIHCYTKKGIVIKKISITH, from the coding sequence ATGATGAAATATTTACTAGCCGGGTTGTTTTTCTGTTTTAGCTTCTTATCCGGGTACGCGCAGTTTATTACGCCGCTAGAATCGTATCCCGTGCCAACTCCAGCTAAGCGACTCCAGGCAGCTCGTATAAGCGCCGTTGGCGATACCCTGAATCTACCTTTCTTCGACGATTTTTCAAGTCAATTTAATGGAGAGGCTAACCTGCTAAACTGGCAAGTGGGCGGCGGGGCGTTTATTAACAATCAATTCGGCATTCATCCACCCTCGTTCGGCATAGCTACTCTGGAAGGTATTCGGGCAGATGGTTTTCCTTATAATAACTTAACGGCTTACGGTTACGCCGATACGCTTACTTCTAAACCTTTAAACTTACAAAACTTTAATCCGGCGACTGATTCAGTTTACTTAAGTTTTTTCTGGCAGGCGGGTGGCTTGGCCGGCTCCCCGGATCTAAATTCCACAGCCCGACCCGTATTTCTGGCTTTGGAATTTAAAGAACCGGGCGGCGTTTGGCGCGAAGTGTGGCGGCAGGAAGGTCAAAATCAATTTACCGAATTTAAACGCGAGAATATTGCCGTAGCTGATCCGGTTTTCTTCTACAAAGGCTTTCAGTTCCGGTTCCGGAATTCGGGAGAATTAAAAGGCACTGGCGATGCCTGGCACCTGGATTACATTTACCTGAACAAAAAAATAAATCCGGCCAAAACTTTACTCGAAGATGTAACTGTAAGTACCCGTTTAAATTCTTTGCTAAACCGGTATACCGCCATGCCGGCCTGGCAATTTTTAGCTAACTCTACCGCCGAACTAAACGATTCGGCCTTTACCCATATTAATAACCTAAATAACCGTTTCGCCCCTATTACCTGGCGCGGCTACCACCAGGTAATTAATACAACCCAACCTGCCGATACTTTTTTACGAGGAAATGCGGCTATCGAGCCTTTGGCCAGGCAATTTCAAATAGTAGGTAAACCAGCGCTTAGTAATACGGCTAGCTTGGGAAATAATTTTTCGGTAAAAAGTGTGGTTTTTTTAAATTCCCGCGAAACATTTGCCCGTACCCGCCAGAACGATACCATTACCCGTGTAACGGATTTTACCGACTACTTTGCCTACGATGATGGTACCGCCGAAACCAATTTTAGTTTAGATAAATCCGGAACCCGACAAGGTGCCTATCGTTTCGATTTAAATGTACCGGACCTGGTTAAAGGAATAAGCGTGTATTTAACCAAAACCAATGTGGCTGGCCTTCTTATTTCTTTTCGGGTGTGGGACGTGGGCGAGCAAGATAATCCCGCGGTAAATGCCAAAGCGCAGCAAGGTTTTGCAATTCCTAAAATAGATACCCTCAACCGGTTCTTTGATGTTTTATTTCCGGCTCCGGTACCCGTGGAAAACTCTTTCTTTATTGGATGGGCTTTGAGCAACAACGTGGCTGATTTTGTGAATATTGGCTATGACCTGAATGAAAATGCAACAAGTAAAATTAAATACAGCAACGGTACCGGTTGGACTAGCTTTACCGGGCAGCAGGGTGCTCTACTTTTACGCCCCATCATGGCGAAAGTAACGGGAGCCAAAGATATTATTCCAAATCAATCTTTAGTAAACGCTTTCCCAAACCCGAGCACCGGTAAAGTAAAGCTCCGGGGAGCGATAACGAACTGGATAGTAACCGACGTTACCGGTAAGATTATCCAAAAAGAAGAAGCCCAGCGCAGTGAGATAAATGAATTAGACTTGTCGTTTGCAGGCAATGGCCTATATTTCATACATTGCTACACCAAGAAAGGTATTGTTATTAAAAAAATAAGCATAACCCATTAA
- a CDS encoding PASTA domain-containing protein produces the protein MSNLFRVNSPLGVLKHLILIVLIVALMLFIFFFVYLPATTNHGQTITVPKITGMRLDQLEDYLADNNLRYFVNDSSYSTSKKPFEVLTQDPVPGSKVKEDRKIYISYNMKTPPQIKMPKLTGLAVKNVQTILKSYDLQVGEVRFVPDLEQNAVLKQLYQGKEIAPGALITKGAVIDLVVGNGLGNDEFEVPRVVGMPVDEATVLLVGQNLQVGSIIYQAATNGEADGTVLRQRPNAGSEARIRVGEMVDLWVAGPEPVQPVE, from the coding sequence ATGAGTAATCTATTTCGCGTGAACTCGCCATTAGGCGTATTAAAGCATCTAATATTAATTGTGCTGATTGTGGCCCTAATGCTTTTTATTTTCTTTTTCGTGTATCTGCCCGCTACTACTAACCACGGGCAAACCATTACGGTACCTAAGATCACCGGCATGCGTCTGGATCAATTAGAAGATTACCTGGCGGACAATAACCTGCGTTATTTTGTGAATGACTCCAGTTATAGCACCAGTAAGAAACCGTTTGAAGTATTAACCCAGGATCCGGTTCCCGGCTCGAAAGTTAAAGAAGACCGGAAAATCTATATTTCCTACAACATGAAAACGCCGCCGCAGATTAAAATGCCGAAGCTTACCGGTTTGGCGGTGAAGAATGTGCAAACCATTTTAAAAAGTTACGATTTGCAGGTGGGAGAAGTGCGCTTTGTACCCGATTTAGAGCAAAATGCCGTGTTGAAACAGTTGTACCAGGGCAAAGAGATAGCTCCAGGGGCGCTCATTACTAAAGGAGCGGTAATTGATCTGGTGGTGGGTAATGGCTTAGGAAACGATGAGTTTGAGGTGCCCCGCGTAGTAGGGATGCCCGTGGATGAAGCCACCGTGCTTTTGGTGGGGCAGAATTTACAGGTAGGTAGTATTATTTACCAGGCCGCAACCAACGGCGAAGCGGATGGCACCGTGTTACGACAACGGCCAAATGCTGGTTCTGAAGCCCGGATTCGGGTGGGCGAAATGGTAGATTTATGGGTAGCAGGTCCGGAACCGGTACAACCTGTAGAATAA